A window from Balearica regulorum gibbericeps isolate bBalReg1 chromosome 1, bBalReg1.pri, whole genome shotgun sequence encodes these proteins:
- the IRAG2 gene encoding inositol 1,4,5-triphosphate receptor associated 2 isoform X1, which produces MMDSSLTEIDCAEPSLPASLIPSSDHLTSPQEVLTSSLESTAPVTGCLVMEEKSPKCSREKEEDVPTSTAMEKDSNKDPAGPVSGADLTAKESCPVTEEHKTAFQNVLKQGLEVDQEKKNNQEQSKEAPAPVPSRKGSSPTAGGIKGDKTKQNEPDSPNEKEVEAEFLRLSLGFKCDLFTLDKRVRLEERSRDLAEENLKKEITNALKMLEALVPLCEEDNQAQEIIKKLQKSLQFLSQYAARVASKAEMLGAINQESRVSKAVEVMIQHVENLKRMYAKEHAELEELKQVLLQNERSFSSLGDRDESANKKLPNSFKPSSSLRRVSIATLPRSTGNAGVGLPLAQFHEPDRDEWNDKFNRRSSSWGRLGAKQNEKRPSLQRFISTYSWAEYEDEHAETKHEQSESPAEVQETPSRKESVSEKGKYSSKWNLESVCNLMSSWASHFKTSFSNANKTLWVSVSILVLLAALTSFLTGLSLQRPADAAPVGTGDSWTSLQQLLWPYTGLQHNGPPPV; this is translated from the exons ATGATGGACTCTTCACTTACTGAG aTTGACTGTGCAGAGCCATCGCTACCAGCCAGTCTGATCCCATCCAG TGATCACTTAACTTCACCCCAAGAAGTTCTTACGTCCTCTTTGGAAAGCACTGCACCAGTAACAG GCTGCCTTGTTATGGAGGAAAAATCACCCAAGTGTTCACgtgaaaaagaggaagatgtgCCAACTTCCACAGCAATGGAGAAAGACAGCAATAAGGATCCAGCTGGTCCTGTATCAG GAGCGGATCTGACTGCGAAGGAATCCTGCCCTGTGACGGAAGAACacaaaactgcatttcaaaacGTCTTAAAGCAAGGCCTG GAGGTagaccaggaaaagaaaaataatcaagagcAGAGCAAGGAAGCACCAGCTCCGGTTCCGAGTAGGAAAG gGAGTTCACCCACTGCAGGTGGCATAAAAGGagataaaacaaagcaaaatgagcC TGACTCTCCTAATGAGAAAGAAGTGGAG GCTGAATTTCTGAGGTTGTCTTTAGGTTTTAAATGTGACTTGTTTACCTTGGACAAGAGAGTGAGGCTTGAAGAAAGGTCCCGAGACTTGGctgaagaaaatttgaaaaaggagATCACAAATGCTCTAAAGATGTTAGAG GCTTTAGTTCCTTTGTGTGAAGAGGATAACCAAGCACAGGAGATTATTAAGAAGTTGCAGAAAAGCTTGCAGTTCCTTAGCCAGTATGCAGCCCGAGTCGCCAGTAAAGCAGAGATGTTGGGAGCTATTAATCAG GAAAGCCGTGTCAGCAAGGCTGTGGAAGTAATGATTCAACATGTGGAAAACCTGAAGCGCATGTACGCAAAAGAACACGCAGAACTTGAGGAGCTGAAACAGGTCCTGCTCCAGAATGAGAGATCTTTTAGTTCTCTTGGAGATCGAG ATGAATCTGCAAATAAAAAGCTGCCAAATTCTTTTAAG CCCTCATCATCCCTACGAAGAGTTAGCATTGCAACACTGCCTAGGAGCACTGGAAATGCAGGCGTTGGGTTGCCGCTG GCCCAGTTCCATGAACCTGATAGAGATGAATGGAATGATAAATTCAACAGGAGATCAAGCAGTTG GGGGCGACTaggagcaaagcaaaatgagaagcGTCCTTCACTACAGCGGTTCATTAGCACGTATTCCTGGGCAGAGTATGAAGACGAACATGCTGAAACAAA ACACGAGCAGTCGGAATCACCTGCAGAAGTACAAGAAACACCATCCAGGAAGGAAAGTgtctctgaaaaaggaaaatattcatcaAAATGGAACCTAGAGTCAGT GTGCAATCTAATGTCATCATGGGCATCCCATTTCAAGACTTCCTTTTCCAATGCTAACAAAACTCTCTGGGTTTCTGTTTCCATCCTGGTACTGCTTGCTGCTCTTACGAGCTTCCTCACTGGGCTGTCTCTTCAAAGACCAGCCGACGCAGCGCCTGTAGGAACTGGGGACTCCTGGACTTCACTACAGCAACTGTTGTGGCCATATACAGGACTTCAACACAACGGACCACCCCCAGTATAA